One part of the Mariniflexile litorale genome encodes these proteins:
- a CDS encoding superoxide dismutase family protein codes for MKKISFLVMVFIMSLTSCKNVKKDTETTDNDLVENDMVTKKELTVELVPKSDSNVSGNVIFIEEDGKVSMTATISGLEPGEHAIHIHESSDCSSPDGKSAGGHWNPTNQPHGKWGSEAGYHKGDIGNLTADENGNASISISTDEWCIECGDDTKDIIGRGIIVHAGVDDFTTQPTGDAGGRVSCGGIIE; via the coding sequence ATGAAAAAAATAAGTTTTCTCGTAATGGTTTTTATAATGAGTTTAACCTCTTGTAAAAATGTTAAAAAAGACACTGAAACCACAGATAACGACCTAGTTGAAAATGACATGGTAACTAAAAAAGAACTAACTGTTGAACTAGTACCTAAAAGTGATAGCAATGTGAGCGGTAATGTCATTTTTATTGAAGAAGATGGCAAAGTAAGTATGACCGCAACTATAAGCGGATTAGAACCAGGTGAACATGCTATTCACATACACGAATCATCTGATTGTTCTTCTCCTGATGGAAAATCTGCTGGCGGACACTGGAATCCAACAAATCAACCACATGGAAAATGGGGTTCTGAAGCAGGGTATCATAAAGGAGATATTGGAAATCTTACTGCAGATGAAAATGGTAATGCTAGTATTTCTATTTCAACAGATGAATGGTGTATTGAATGTGGTGATGATACAAAAGACATTATTGGAAGAGGAATTATTGTACATGCTGGTGTAGACGATTTCACGACCCAACCAACAGGTGATGCTGGTGGACGTGTGAGCTGCGGTGGGATTATTGAATAA
- a CDS encoding universal stress protein, producing MKKIIVPIDFSEHSEYALKTAVKLAKKHDAEILALHMLEMSDIMLTASDGLQTQKAMFFLQLAEKKFKDFLKKDYLQDVKVTPIIKHFKVFSEVNDVALKNEADLIIMGSHGASGVKEFFVGSNTERVVRNSDIPVLVVKNNVSNINFEAVVFACDFSEESIKPYLNAVKLFDKLGSKVYFVNVNLPNERFKSSLEIEKQVVNFFTKAESNLDRMNDVHYISDYTVEEGILNFANKLGADMIAIPTHGRKGLSHFFEGSVGEDVANHATLPVITFKI from the coding sequence ATGAAAAAAATTATTGTACCGATTGATTTTTCTGAACATTCAGAATATGCTTTAAAAACGGCTGTAAAATTAGCTAAAAAACACGATGCAGAAATACTGGCCTTACACATGCTAGAAATGTCTGATATTATGTTAACTGCTTCAGATGGACTTCAAACTCAAAAAGCCATGTTCTTTCTCCAATTGGCCGAGAAAAAGTTTAAAGATTTTTTGAAAAAGGACTATTTACAAGATGTGAAAGTAACACCAATCATCAAGCATTTTAAAGTGTTTAGTGAGGTTAATGATGTGGCTTTGAAAAATGAAGCAGATCTTATTATTATGGGATCTCATGGCGCAAGTGGTGTTAAAGAGTTTTTTGTTGGTTCTAATACAGAACGTGTTGTGCGTAATTCAGACATTCCTGTTTTGGTAGTGAAAAATAATGTGTCTAACATTAATTTTGAAGCAGTGGTGTTTGCCTGTGATTTTTCAGAAGAATCCATTAAGCCTTATTTAAATGCTGTTAAACTGTTTGATAAATTAGGCTCTAAAGTTTATTTTGTAAATGTTAATTTACCAAATGAGAGATTCAAAAGCTCTTTGGAAATTGAAAAGCAAGTAGTTAATTTTTTCACCAAAGCCGAAAGTAATTTGGATAGAATGAACGATGTCCATTACATATCAGATTATACAGTAGAGGAGGGAATTTTAAATTTTGCTAATAAGTTAGGTGCCGATATGATTGCCATCCCAACACATGGACGTAAAGGTTTATCTCATTTCTTTGAAGGAAGTGTTGGTGAAGATGTTGCAAATCATGCTACATTACCTGTTATAACTTTTAAAATTTAG
- the hemN gene encoding oxygen-independent coproporphyrinogen III oxidase — MLHSLVNKYNIAGPRYTSYPTVPYWDEATFSLKKWKSSLIQSYKESNSKEGMSLYIHLPFCESLCTFCGCNKRITKQHAVESPYINAVLKEWNLYLELLEEKPIIKELHLGGGTPTFFSPENLKRLINGIFMHATRAENYEFSFEGHPNNTTREHLQALYDVGFRRVSYGVQDYNETVQKAIHRIQPFENVKKATNLAREIGYTSVGHDIIFGLPFQTREHIKETILKTKALLPDRLAFYSYAHVPWIKGNGQRGFNDSDLPSAASKRQQYELGKQLLAEVGYHEIGMDHFALTNDSLYQSMNNGNLHRNFMGYTASKTQTMIGLGVSAISDSWYGFAQNVKGIESYYNLLKDNILPIYRGHILNEEDLVIRKHILNLMCRFKTSWTKDKLCFEALPDVLIRLQEMKKDGLLNTHSNTIEVTEKGRPFVRNICMAFDVLLQRKQPNTPLFSMTI, encoded by the coding sequence ATGTTACATTCATTAGTTAATAAATATAATATTGCGGGTCCGCGTTATACAAGTTATCCAACGGTTCCATATTGGGATGAAGCGACGTTTTCATTAAAAAAATGGAAATCTTCGTTAATACAATCCTATAAAGAAAGTAATTCGAAAGAAGGCATGAGTCTCTATATTCATTTGCCTTTTTGTGAAAGCTTATGTACATTTTGTGGCTGTAATAAACGTATAACGAAGCAGCATGCTGTAGAGTCTCCTTATATAAATGCTGTTTTAAAAGAATGGAATTTGTATTTAGAACTATTGGAAGAAAAACCTATTATTAAAGAATTGCATCTAGGAGGGGGAACACCCACATTTTTTAGTCCAGAGAATTTAAAGCGATTGATTAATGGTATTTTCATGCACGCCACCCGTGCAGAAAACTATGAGTTCAGTTTTGAGGGGCATCCTAATAATACAACACGTGAACATTTACAGGCTCTTTATGATGTAGGGTTTAGACGCGTGAGTTACGGTGTGCAAGACTATAACGAAACCGTTCAAAAAGCTATTCATAGAATACAGCCTTTTGAAAATGTAAAAAAAGCGACAAATTTAGCCAGAGAAATAGGGTATACATCTGTTGGTCACGATATCATTTTTGGTTTACCATTTCAAACTAGAGAACATATAAAAGAAACCATTTTAAAAACTAAGGCATTATTGCCAGATAGATTGGCCTTTTACAGTTATGCCCACGTACCATGGATTAAAGGAAATGGACAACGTGGCTTTAATGATTCCGATTTGCCATCGGCAGCATCAAAAAGACAACAATACGAATTGGGTAAACAATTACTTGCGGAGGTTGGTTACCATGAAATAGGTATGGATCATTTTGCTCTTACAAACGATTCACTTTATCAATCGATGAATAATGGCAATTTACATCGAAATTTTATGGGTTACACCGCATCAAAAACTCAAACTATGATTGGCTTAGGTGTATCGGCTATTAGCGATAGTTGGTACGGGTTTGCTCAAAATGTAAAGGGTATTGAAAGTTATTATAATTTGTTAAAAGATAATATATTACCAATTTATCGCGGGCATATTTTAAATGAAGAAGATTTGGTTATAAGAAAGCATATTCTTAATTTAATGTGTCGTTTCAAAACAAGTTGGACTAAAGATAAATTATGTTTTGAAGCGTTGCCCGATGTTTTGATTAGATTGCAAGAAATGAAAAAAGACGGATTACTAAATACACACTCAAATACTATTGAAGTAACAGAAAAAGGACGCCCATTTGTTAGAAATATTTGCATGGCGTTTGATGTTTTGTTACAGCGAAAACAACCTAATACACCATTGTTTTCGATGACTATTTAA
- a CDS encoding RluA family pseudouridine synthase, producing MENTTPEFFEDESDLYEHHAFDVDKGQSPLRIDKYLMNFVENATRNKIQSAAKNGSIFVNGVPVKSNYKVKPFDKIRVLFTHPPHENLLVGENIPLDIVYEDDTLLVVNKPAGMVVHPGHGNYSGTLINALIYRFDNLPNNSSERPGLVHRIDKDTSGLLVIAKTEQAMAHLSLQFAEKTSEREYVAIVWGNIEEEEGTVEGSIGRHPKNRLQNTVFLGDEADKGKPAVTHYKVLERLGYVTLVSCKLETGRTHQIRVHMKHIGHTLFNDERYGGEKVLKGTTFTKYKQFVDNCFKVLPRQALHAKTLGFVHPKTDKFMSFDTPIPNDMEQCIEKWRAYSKHQGAEE from the coding sequence ATGGAAAATACTACCCCAGAGTTTTTTGAAGATGAAAGTGACCTTTATGAACATCATGCTTTTGATGTAGATAAAGGACAGAGTCCACTTCGAATTGATAAATATTTAATGAATTTTGTTGAAAATGCGACACGTAACAAAATTCAATCTGCTGCTAAAAATGGGAGTATTTTTGTAAACGGAGTCCCTGTAAAATCAAACTATAAAGTAAAACCCTTTGATAAAATTAGGGTGCTATTTACACATCCGCCACACGAAAATTTGTTGGTAGGAGAAAATATACCGCTTGATATTGTTTATGAAGACGACACATTATTGGTTGTAAACAAACCAGCGGGGATGGTCGTGCATCCTGGACATGGAAATTACTCTGGTACGCTTATAAATGCATTGATTTATAGGTTTGATAACTTGCCAAATAATTCTAGTGAACGCCCTGGTTTAGTGCATAGAATAGATAAGGATACTAGCGGGCTTTTAGTTATTGCAAAAACGGAACAAGCTATGGCACATTTGTCTTTACAATTTGCCGAAAAAACCAGTGAACGTGAATATGTAGCCATTGTTTGGGGAAATATAGAAGAAGAAGAGGGGACTGTTGAAGGTAGTATTGGGCGTCATCCTAAAAACCGATTACAAAACACAGTGTTTCTTGGAGATGAAGCAGATAAAGGAAAACCCGCAGTAACACACTATAAAGTTTTAGAGCGTTTGGGCTATGTCACTTTGGTATCTTGTAAGCTCGAAACAGGTCGTACACATCAAATTCGTGTTCATATGAAACATATTGGACATACCTTGTTTAATGATGAACGCTATGGTGGGGAAAAAGTATTAAAAGGAACAACGTTTACTAAGTACAAACAGTTTGTTGATAATTGTTTTAAAGTATTACCCAGACAAGCATTACATGCAAAAACATTGGGGTTTGTACATCCAAAGACTGATAAGTTTATGAGTTTTGATACGCCAATTCCAAATGATATGGAACAATGTATTGAAAAATGGCGTGCCTATTCCAAACATCAAGGCGCAGAAGAATAA
- a CDS encoding D-alanine--D-alanine ligase, with protein MKKNIAIIMGGYSSEYKISLKSGQVVFETLDASKYNAYRIHVFKEKWVYVDSNNTEFPIDKNDFSVTINNSKITFDCVFNAIHGAPGEDGFMQAYYKLLNIPQTSCDMYQAALTFNKRDCLSVLKPYGIKTAESFYINLGDTINEDTIIAKVGLPCFVKANKAGSSFGVTKVHKKEDIKNAIEVAFKEDNEIIIESFLDGTEVSVGVIKFKGETKVLPITEIVSENDFFDYEAKYLGKSQEITPARLTNDEETKVTAIAKKVYEVLKMKGFSRSEYIFKNGEPHLLEVNTVPGLTLASILPQQAAAAGITLVELFDNAIEEALKN; from the coding sequence ATGAAAAAAAATATTGCTATCATTATGGGAGGTTATTCTAGTGAATACAAAATCTCATTAAAAAGCGGACAAGTAGTTTTTGAAACACTTGATGCTTCAAAATACAACGCTTACAGAATTCATGTATTCAAAGAAAAATGGGTATATGTTGATAGTAATAATACCGAGTTCCCTATTGACAAAAATGATTTTTCGGTTACTATAAACAACTCCAAAATCACCTTTGACTGTGTGTTCAACGCCATTCATGGGGCGCCAGGAGAAGACGGATTTATGCAAGCGTATTATAAATTACTCAATATTCCACAAACAAGTTGCGACATGTATCAAGCCGCACTAACCTTTAATAAGCGTGATTGTTTAAGTGTTTTAAAACCGTATGGGATTAAAACCGCTGAGTCATTTTACATAAATTTGGGCGATACTATAAATGAAGATACCATTATAGCCAAAGTAGGTTTACCTTGTTTTGTTAAAGCCAATAAAGCCGGTAGCAGTTTTGGTGTTACTAAAGTGCATAAAAAGGAAGATATAAAAAACGCTATTGAAGTGGCATTTAAAGAAGATAATGAAATTATAATTGAATCGTTTTTAGATGGCACCGAAGTATCTGTAGGCGTGATAAAATTTAAAGGAGAAACCAAAGTCTTACCAATTACCGAAATTGTAAGTGAGAACGATTTTTTTGATTATGAAGCTAAGTACTTAGGGAAATCACAAGAAATAACACCTGCTCGATTAACCAACGACGAAGAAACTAAAGTAACTGCTATTGCTAAAAAAGTTTATGAAGTTTTAAAAATGAAGGGTTTTAGCCGTAGCGAATATATTTTTAAAAATGGTGAACCTCATTTATTAGAAGTAAACACCGTACCTGGATTAACCTTAGCCAGTATCTTGCCTCAACAAGCAGCTGCAGCAGGTATAACCTTAGTTGAATTATTTGATAACGCCATAGAAGAAGCTTTGAAAAATTAA
- the ccoG gene encoding cytochrome c oxidase accessory protein CcoG — protein sequence METQDNDIFRDSIGTITEDGKRAWVFPKKPSGKFYKYRKLVSYFLIAFLVLAPFIKINGNQFLMFNVLERRFNIFGFPFWPQDFHLFVISMIIGVIFIALFTVAFGRIFCGWICPQTIFMEMVFRRIEYWIEGDRGKQIRLSKQPWNAEKIRKKGLKLIIFLFISFVIANVFLAYLIGSEELINYITGGPFNHLSTLISLLIFTAVFYFVFAWFREQVCIIACPYGRLQGVLLDTKSVVVAYDHKRGEAENGRKKFRKNEDRQELGHGDCIDCFQCVNVCPTGIDIRNGTQLECVNCTACIDECDHIMESIDLPKGLIRYASEENIEKKTPFRVTARMKGYIAVLVILTGLLTGMLFLRNDVEANILRLPGQLYEHKENNIISNVFTYKLVNKTSKDINDVHFKLMSQKGTLKLVATHDRFVVPSQGIAKGTLFVEINNSALSGDRNKIRIGVYAGDKLIETTTANFLGPRSYK from the coding sequence TTGGAAACCCAAGATAACGACATATTCAGAGATTCCATTGGTACGATTACCGAAGATGGTAAACGGGCTTGGGTATTTCCAAAAAAACCTAGTGGAAAATTTTATAAATATAGAAAACTAGTCAGTTATTTTTTGATAGCCTTTTTAGTGCTAGCACCATTTATAAAAATAAACGGCAATCAGTTTTTAATGTTTAATGTATTGGAACGCCGCTTTAATATTTTCGGATTCCCGTTTTGGCCACAAGATTTTCATCTGTTTGTTATTTCGATGATTATTGGCGTTATTTTCATTGCGCTCTTTACTGTAGCCTTTGGTAGAATTTTTTGTGGATGGATTTGTCCGCAAACCATTTTTATGGAAATGGTATTTCGTCGCATTGAGTATTGGATTGAAGGCGATAGAGGAAAACAAATTCGACTTTCCAAACAACCTTGGAATGCTGAAAAAATAAGAAAAAAAGGTTTAAAATTGATCATCTTCTTATTTATTTCTTTTGTAATTGCCAATGTGTTTTTAGCCTATTTAATAGGTAGCGAGGAACTTATCAATTATATTACAGGTGGCCCTTTTAATCACTTAAGCACCTTAATTTCTTTATTAATTTTTACTGCTGTGTTCTATTTCGTTTTTGCATGGTTTAGAGAGCAAGTATGCATTATTGCTTGCCCTTATGGCAGATTGCAGGGAGTGTTACTAGACACCAAATCGGTAGTAGTAGCTTACGACCATAAACGTGGTGAGGCTGAAAATGGCAGAAAGAAATTTAGAAAAAACGAAGACCGTCAAGAACTCGGACATGGCGATTGTATTGATTGTTTCCAATGCGTGAACGTTTGCCCAACAGGGATTGATATTAGAAATGGCACACAATTGGAGTGCGTAAATTGTACGGCTTGTATTGATGAATGCGACCATATTATGGAAAGTATTGATTTACCAAAAGGCTTGATACGTTACGCTAGCGAAGAAAACATAGAAAAGAAGACACCTTTTAGAGTGACTGCCAGAATGAAAGGTTACATAGCGGTTTTAGTTATTTTAACGGGATTACTAACAGGAATGTTATTTTTAAGAAATGATGTAGAAGCTAATATTTTAAGGTTGCCTGGACAGCTATATGAACATAAAGAAAATAACATAATAAGCAATGTATTTACATATAAGCTTGTAAACAAAACAAGCAAAGACATTAATGATGTGCATTTTAAATTGATGTCGCAAAAAGGAACCTTGAAATTGGTGGCAACTCACGATAGGTTTGTGGTGCCAAGTCAAGGAATAGCAAAAGGCACTTTGTTTGTTGAGATTAATAATTCAGCTTTATCGGGTGATAGAAATAAGATACGGATTGGTGTATATGCTGGTGATAAATTGATTGAAACTACTACGGCTAATTTTTTAGGTCCTAGGAGTTATAAGTAA
- a CDS encoding FixH family protein, which produces MKFNWGTGIVLAFIGFISFIMYFVITMNVDDRFEHELVTEDYYAEELDYQHAIDKLNNASKLEENIRYEKTAEGLMIKFPKAMDIKKITGNVFLYRPSNKQLDFETTVSLSESYLLIPDKRLVDGRWNIKIDWQYNGNSYLFKESINY; this is translated from the coding sequence ATGAAGTTTAATTGGGGTACCGGAATTGTATTGGCGTTTATTGGATTTATTTCGTTTATCATGTACTTTGTTATTACCATGAATGTGGATGACAGGTTTGAACACGAACTGGTTACTGAAGATTATTATGCCGAGGAATTGGATTATCAGCATGCTATTGACAAATTGAATAATGCCAGCAAATTGGAAGAGAATATTCGTTATGAAAAAACAGCAGAAGGATTAATGATTAAATTCCCTAAGGCTATGGACATAAAAAAAATTACAGGAAACGTGTTCCTATATAGACCATCTAACAAACAATTGGACTTTGAAACTACGGTTTCATTGTCTGAATCTTATTTGCTCATACCTGACAAACGTTTGGTAGATGGTCGTTGGAACATTAAAATAGACTGGCAATATAACGGAAATTCTTATTTATTTAAAGAATCTATAAATTATTAA
- a CDS encoding SulP family inorganic anion transporter, which translates to MTEFVRKITPNIKDDVLAGITVSLAMIPEVVAFAFVAQIDPLVALSGAFIVGLITAIFGGRPGLISGAAGAVAVIFVHLISEGHAKGMLFDVPVENMGYFYLLAAVILMGVFQIGAGVFKLGRFVRLIPHSVMLGFVNGLAIVIFLAQVRMFSHKEMQITVQGVKEYINIPMQGSELYVMLGLVLLTMGVMWFLPKITTKIPAALTAILITTGIVVFGGLDVSTVGSYIIEGGGNGLKGKFPTPNIGLWENLPFNLDTLKFILPYAFLAASVGLIESLMTMNLVDELTETRGNGNRECVAQGAGNMISGLFGGTGGCGMIGQTVININAGGRGRLSGIMMALTLLTFILFTDKYIEQVPIAALIGVMFMMVIETFAWSSFRIIRKIPKSDAFVLIVVSAVTVIYDLAIAVFVGVIISALVFAWENAKKIRARKRFSEDGKTKTYEIWGPLFFGSIQAFNKKFDVKNDPDHVEIDFVESRISDHSALEAIFNLVNKYEAEGKTIKLKHLSKDCKILLYKASPKFREVIVEAIDDPRYHLAENPEKFPKSLSEYKF; encoded by the coding sequence ATGACAGAATTTGTAAGGAAGATAACACCAAACATCAAAGATGATGTTTTGGCAGGTATAACAGTTTCTTTGGCTATGATTCCAGAAGTTGTAGCTTTTGCCTTTGTGGCTCAAATAGATCCTTTAGTGGCACTTTCTGGTGCATTTATTGTTGGGTTAATTACGGCTATTTTTGGAGGTAGACCAGGTTTAATATCTGGAGCTGCAGGAGCCGTTGCTGTTATTTTTGTGCATTTAATTTCAGAAGGTCATGCTAAGGGAATGTTATTCGATGTGCCCGTTGAAAATATGGGGTATTTCTATTTGTTAGCAGCCGTTATATTAATGGGTGTGTTTCAAATAGGCGCCGGTGTATTCAAATTGGGTAGGTTTGTACGTTTAATTCCTCATTCGGTTATGTTGGGGTTTGTAAATGGATTAGCTATTGTTATTTTTTTAGCTCAAGTACGCATGTTTTCTCATAAGGAAATGCAAATTACAGTTCAAGGTGTTAAAGAATACATCAACATACCCATGCAAGGCAGCGAATTATATGTCATGCTTGGTTTGGTATTACTTACTATGGGAGTTATGTGGTTTTTACCTAAAATAACGACCAAGATTCCAGCGGCTTTAACTGCTATTCTTATTACTACAGGGATTGTAGTGTTTGGAGGTTTAGATGTAAGTACAGTGGGGTCTTATATCATTGAAGGAGGAGGAAATGGATTAAAAGGTAAATTTCCAACGCCAAATATAGGATTGTGGGAAAATTTACCATTTAATTTAGATACGCTTAAATTCATATTACCTTATGCGTTTTTAGCCGCATCGGTAGGACTAATTGAATCGTTAATGACTATGAATTTAGTTGACGAATTAACCGAAACACGTGGGAATGGAAACCGAGAATGTGTTGCCCAGGGCGCAGGAAATATGATAAGTGGTTTGTTTGGTGGTACTGGTGGTTGCGGTATGATTGGTCAAACAGTTATTAATATAAATGCTGGTGGTCGTGGTAGGTTGTCTGGAATTATGATGGCATTAACCTTATTAACCTTTATTTTATTTACCGATAAATATATAGAACAAGTTCCTATTGCGGCATTAATAGGAGTTATGTTTATGATGGTAATAGAAACCTTTGCATGGTCTAGTTTTAGAATTATTAGAAAAATACCAAAATCGGATGCTTTTGTACTGATAGTTGTATCTGCTGTAACTGTTATTTACGATTTGGCTATAGCTGTATTTGTTGGTGTTATTATTTCTGCATTAGTTTTTGCTTGGGAAAATGCTAAAAAAATTAGAGCAAGAAAGCGTTTTTCTGAAGATGGAAAAACGAAAACCTATGAAATTTGGGGGCCTTTGTTTTTTGGTTCTATACAAGCTTTTAATAAAAAGTTCGATGTAAAGAATGATCCAGACCATGTTGAAATAGACTTCGTTGAATCTCGTATAAGCGATCATTCTGCATTAGAAGCTATTTTTAATTTAGTGAATAAATACGAAGCAGAAGGCAAGACAATAAAATTAAAACATTTAAGTAAAGATTGTAAAATATTATTATACAAAGCAAGTCCTAAATTTAGAGAAGTTATTGTTGAGGCTATTGATGATCCTCGCTATCATTTAGCCGAAAACCCAGAAAAATTTCCAAAATCATTATCAGAATACAAGTTTTAG
- a CDS encoding PASTA domain-containing protein translates to MSVIKFLTSKVFFKQLLLAIGAVVVLSFIVLRWLSYTTNHGEFETVPNLTGKSLSVASIELNENKLEMQVQDSANYNPDYPKFSVIDQSPAAGAKVKEDRKIYITVNPSGYRKITVPDLKERTFRQAKPTLEAVGFKVGKLTYVNNIAKDLVLEMTYKGKNIKTGDKLPKTTAIDLVLGNGNRPSSGVSDNVGVTSNESDDSNLSEDLN, encoded by the coding sequence ATGAGCGTTATTAAATTTCTAACCAGTAAAGTGTTTTTTAAACAATTATTATTAGCAATCGGGGCCGTAGTGGTTCTAAGCTTTATTGTCTTGAGGTGGTTAAGCTATACAACAAACCATGGCGAATTTGAAACGGTGCCCAATTTAACAGGGAAATCTTTAAGCGTTGCGTCCATAGAATTGAACGAAAATAAATTAGAAATGCAAGTTCAAGATTCGGCCAATTACAATCCCGATTACCCGAAGTTTTCGGTTATAGACCAATCACCAGCTGCTGGTGCCAAAGTAAAAGAAGACCGTAAAATATATATTACTGTAAACCCTTCTGGATACCGAAAAATCACTGTTCCAGATTTAAAAGAACGTACTTTTAGACAAGCAAAACCAACCTTAGAAGCAGTCGGTTTTAAAGTAGGTAAGCTTACCTATGTTAATAATATTGCGAAAGATTTGGTTTTAGAAATGACCTATAAAGGTAAAAATATAAAAACAGGTGATAAGTTACCAAAAACAACTGCTATAGATTTAGTACTTGGAAATGGAAACAGACCTTCTTCGGGAGTGTCTGATAATGTGGGGGTGACTTCGAATGAATCTGATGATAGTAATTTATCTGAAGATTTAAACTAA
- the coaD gene encoding pantetheine-phosphate adenylyltransferase: MKRAIFPGSFDPLTLGHYDIIKRGITLFDEVIVAIGVNSDKKYMFTLDERKAFIEKAFADEPQVKVLTYKGLTVDFCKEIDVEFILRGLRNPADFEFEKAIAHANRSLATIETVFLLTSAKTSFISSSIVRDVIKNHGDYTKFVPNSVRVK, translated from the coding sequence ATGAAACGAGCCATATTTCCAGGATCTTTTGACCCCCTAACTTTAGGACACTACGATATTATAAAACGTGGCATCACCCTTTTTGATGAAGTAATTGTGGCTATTGGGGTCAACTCCGATAAAAAATACATGTTCACACTTGATGAACGAAAAGCATTTATAGAAAAAGCATTTGCAGACGAACCTCAAGTAAAAGTATTAACTTATAAAGGATTAACAGTTGATTTTTGCAAAGAAATTGATGTTGAATTTATTTTGCGAGGGTTACGCAATCCTGCCGATTTTGAATTTGAAAAAGCCATTGCACATGCTAACAGAAGCTTAGCTACCATAGAAACAGTCTTTTTACTGACTTCTGCTAAAACTTCATTTATATCATCCTCAATAGTGCGAGATGTAATTAAAAACCATGGAGATTACACCAAATTTGTACCTAATAGTGTACGGGTTAAATAG
- a CDS encoding sulfite exporter TauE/SafE family protein, whose protein sequence is MLISAFILGLLGSFHCVGMCGPIAFMLPVDRTNSVKKVTQIAIYHVGRLLAYSIIGLIFGLIGKTLFIFGYQQQLSIVIGVLMILVVLIPQKTFNRYNASKPIYKIISKIKAALGNALKKKTTDTFLTIGFLNGFLPCGLVYMALFAAIASGNTLSGSMYMAVFGLGTIPLMTTAIYFSQLLKGSARQKIQKVIPVFIIFMGLLFILRGLGLGIPYLSPAPVFDVISGDINCR, encoded by the coding sequence ATGCTTATTTCAGCATTTATATTGGGTTTATTAGGCAGTTTTCACTGTGTGGGCATGTGTGGCCCTATAGCATTCATGCTTCCTGTTGACCGAACGAATAGTGTGAAAAAAGTAACTCAAATTGCCATTTACCACGTGGGCAGGTTGCTGGCTTATAGTATTATTGGTTTGATTTTCGGACTTATTGGCAAAACCCTTTTTATTTTTGGATACCAACAGCAACTCTCAATAGTTATTGGAGTTTTAATGATTTTGGTGGTATTGATTCCGCAGAAAACATTTAATAGATACAATGCTTCCAAACCTATTTACAAAATTATTTCGAAGATAAAAGCTGCTCTAGGTAATGCTTTGAAAAAGAAAACTACCGACACTTTTTTAACCATTGGATTTTTAAATGGTTTTTTACCCTGTGGTTTAGTTTATATGGCTCTTTTTGCCGCTATTGCTAGTGGAAACACCTTGAGCGGCAGCATGTATATGGCTGTTTTTGGCCTGGGAACGATTCCTTTAATGACCACTGCTATATATTTTAGCCAACTCTTGAAAGGTTCGGCTAGGCAAAAAATACAAAAAGTGATTCCTGTTTTCATCATTTTTATGGGTTTACTCTTCATACTTCGTGGTTTAGGACTGGGAATTCCTTACCTCTCTCCTGCACCCGTTTTTGATGTGATTTCTGGTGATATAAATTGTCGTTAA